The DNA sequence TCTGTTCACGAAATTAAATCTTGAGCGTTGGATTTCCGGATCTAAGGGtggatattggtggtatgatgttattttaactatggtggcaccctatatatatatatatatatatatatatatatatatatatatatatagggatgtattcaaatccttttcatatcttttgtcctttttccttcttaatcctagccccacgattttgtcatctgacggttagattaatgtcacgtgtcatttaataatgcacattttcattctaataatgcacagcggctaataatgcaacattatagactaataatgcacattttcattctaataatgcacaacggctaataatgcattgatcacaaccatccaatgtaaagatccaagggctgagattaagaagaaaataggacacttagggtccaaaggagcctaacgcacccctatatatatatatatatgaatcattatttttcttctgttcagaaaaatattttgcttaaaaaaaatataaataccaatatttcaattttgaatgaaaaaatatctAGTGATATATTTTAGTCTGATGAGTAGGCTTGACTTTTGGATTGGGCCGAGCCATGTCTTTGAGGTTTCACAAGATTTAGGCACATGGATCCGGGCACAATTTTTGTGTAAGTGCAACAGTAAAATTTGTGAAGTTGAAGTAAATATCGAAATTTAGGTAaacaattaaaacttaaatgtactaactttttattatCCATCTGAGTGGAGTTTGGATTTGTTTACTTGAATTAGAAATATTTGTTACCAGTAACCTTTTAATTTAGTGATAATTTCAAAGTCTTCGTCTTTGTCTTTCAAATTGATTTTAGACACAATGTGATTTACTATTTGTTCAATTTTCCACATGGTAGGCCAATGCAACATATGGTGTAAACTATCAACATAGACTTCAAGAGTTGACTTGAAAGACTAATAGccttatttttaatagttttcTAATTTTGCTTTTGAAAAGCAAGTGCACAATTTTgacttattaattttgcttttgtttacTTATGAATTAGTGTAAAGCAAGTGTCTATGGGAGCAATTCCACCATAATATTAACATACATCCTCTTCTTATCAATGGCAATGGCAGTTTCTTCGCTTCTCCgcctctttttcttcttcgtcttcttcataATATTTGTCGATGGCCAATGCCTCGATGATCAAAAAAAGTTTTTACTTGAGCTCAGAAgtgaattcaaattcaattcttcCATTTCACAGATTTTGGTGAATTGGAATGAGACAGGTGGTTGTTgtgaattcaaattcaataattccATTCCAACTATGAATTGGAATGAGACAGGTGATTGTTGCAAATGGTCCGGCATTGAATGTGATGGCTCGGGGCACGTTATCAGTTTGATCTTCCCCTCCCACGGCATGTCAGGCAGAATCGGTGAGTCATCAGCCCTTTTCCGGTTGACATACTTGTCGAGCCTTGACCTCTCGGACAATGACTTCACCACAACTGAGATTCCTAACCAATTCCATCGCCTCCCGAATTTGGCATCCCTTGATTTGTCAAGTTCTGGTTTCATGGGAGCAATTCCATCCACGTTGGGCAACCTAACAGAGCTAGTCGAACTCCACTTATCAAGTAACTTCCTAACTGGTCCAATTCCTTCATTTCATTACTGCAAGAATCTTGAATGGATTGACCTTAGTCATAATAATCTAATGGGCTCACTTTCTCACTTGCATTTTCAAGGTCTTACAAACCTCTCCCTTATAGATTTAAGCCACAATTCATTGAATGGAACCATTCCTCACCATCTTTTTGTCCTCCCTTCAATTAACTATCTTCATCTATCCAAGAACCAATTCATTGGACAAATCAAAGATATTTCCATTGTAGACTCTAACCTTTTTCGGCTGGATTTGAGTGGTAATAGGATTGGAGGTCCTATTCCTAACTTCTTCTTCCAGCTTCATCAACGTTCTCATGCTTTCGGACAACTTGTTCAATGGCACTTTTAGACTCAATAAGATTCAAAGCTTACAAGACTTGGGCAACTTACTCTTTCTGACAACAACTTGTCGGTTGACACAACCAACATGAGTTCAAGTTCGCATGGATATCCCAATTTAATGGTGTTATTCATGTCATCTTGCAATTTGTACGATTTCCCAAATCTTAGAAATGCATCCAATTTGCTTAGTTTGGACCTCTCAAACAATCGTTTGCGAGGGGAGGTACCTGGTTGGATTTGGGAAATTGAATTGTACTATTTGGACCTTTCTTTTAATCTTCTTACAGGTTTGAAAATGCCTCTCATCACTCCAAATTTCAGTGATTCTATTTTCTTGCTCACCAACAATCGATTAACTGGAGTGATTCCATCCTCTATATGCATAGCATCTTCACTCAGTGTTCTCGACTTGTCATTTAATAACTTGAGTGGTAGCATACCTCCTTGCCTAGTCAACACTAGGCAAGTGCTTAATCTTAGGGGAAACAAAGTCAGTGGTGTTATCCCTGATCAATTTTCGAGTGAGTGTAGCCTACAAACCTTTGATGTTAGTAACAATAGCTTAGTCGGGGAGGTTCCTATGTCTCTGGGAAATTGTAAGAATTTATTGGTGATGAATGTTGGAAACAACAATTTCAAGGATACATTCCCTTGCATGTTGTCGTTGGGCTTGCGCATCCTTGTCTTGCGCTCCAACAGATTCTATGGAGACTTGAGATGTCGTAAGGGTTGgccaaatcttcaaattctgGATATATCTTCAAACAATTTCAGTGGTCGTCTAAATTTGCTAAACATCTCAAGTTTGAGAGGAATGGTGCTACAAAGTCCTACACAGGGTAGGCTCAACCGCTCAACTCTAACTTTTTAGTTGCCAGTAGTTTCTACCGCAATGAGGTGACATTAACTGTCAAAGGACTTGAGGTGAAGCTTGTGAAGATTTGGCCTGACTTTACATCCATCGATTTGACTTCCAATCATTTTGAAGGAGAACTACCAGATGCAATTGGTAATCTTAGCTCACTCTATCTTCTCAACTTATCACACAACTCTCTCACTGATGCAATCCCAAGATCATTGGGTGCCATGAAAGAGCTTGGGTCGCTCGACCTCTCTTCAAACAAGCTCACCGGAAGAATACCAGAGGAACTTGCCACACTCACTTTCCTTTCAGTTTTGAACTTGTCATACAATCATCTCAGTGGAATGATCCCAACTAGCACTCAGTTTCAAACGTTTCCGGCAAGTTCATTTGAAGGAAATCCGGGGTTATCTGGTTACCCACTCAATGGAAGTTTCAACGACCCTCATCCACCTGGTCAATCAGAGGATTCGGAACCAAAAGATGAGGAGATTGAGTGGGAATACGTGTTTGCTGCACTTGGTTATGTTGTGGGATTAGGAAGCGGCGCATGGACACTGTTATGTTGCAGAAGCTTGAGAGAAAGATACTTTGAGAAGATAGAAGAGGTTGCTGACAAGATATTTTATGAGAGAGGGAGGAGAAAAAGACATGAAAGAAGAAtagaagagaagaagagaagaagagaagagaagaaaggAGGAATGGGCTTAGGAGATATCATCAGTAAAGGTTTACTGTGTAATTTGGCTTGTGTTTGATTAGCATAATGTGTGGTGTGAACTTTTGTGTGCTCCAAACTTCTATCattaatcatatgataatgtttttgtagtactccatatcttattttatttag is a window from the Salvia hispanica cultivar TCC Black 2014 chromosome 1, UniMelb_Shisp_WGS_1.0, whole genome shotgun sequence genome containing:
- the LOC125190331 gene encoding receptor-like protein 30; the encoded protein is MAMAVSSLLRLFFFFVFFIIFVDGQCLDDQKKFLLELRSEFKFNSSISQILVNWNETGGCCEFKFNNSIPTMNWNETGDCCKWSGIECDGSGHVISLIFPSHGMSGRIGESSALFRLTYLSSLDLSDNDFTTTEIPNQFHRLPNLASLDLSSSGFMGAIPSTLGNLTELVELHLSSNFLTGPIPSFHYCKNLEWIDLSHNNLMGSLSHLHFQGLTNLSLIDLSHNSLNGTIPHHLFVLPSINYLHLSKNQFIGQIKDISIVDSNLFRLDLSGNRIGGPIPNFFFQLHQRLKMPLITPNFSDSIFLLTNNRLTGVIPSSICIASSLSVLDLSFNNLSGSIPPCLVNTRQVLNLRGNKVSGVIPDQFSSECSLQTFDVSNNSLVGEVPMSLGNCKNLLVMNVGNNNFKDTFPCMLSLGLRILVLRSNRFYGDLRCRKGWPNLQILDISSNNFSGRLNLLNISSLRGMVLQSPTQGRLNRSTLTF
- the LOC125194273 gene encoding receptor-like protein 42; the protein is MKELGSLDLSSNKLTGRIPEELATLTFLSVLNLSYNHLSGMIPTSTQFQTFPASSFEGNPGLSGYPLNGSFNDPHPPGQSEDSEPKDEEIEWEYVFAALGYVVGLGSGAWTLLCCRSLRERYFEKIEEVADKIFYERGRRKRHERRIEEKKRRREEKKGGMGLGDIISKGLLCNLACV